Genomic DNA from Paenibacillus borealis:
AGTATAAGACAGATCATAACGTTTCCAAATCGTCCTTTGGGGAATCGTCCTTCGGGGACACATGGTATCCTGATCCTTTCTTTAGTTTGATATGTTCTGAATAGATTATACCACGCGGAAGGGGCAGTCTAAACAGTTTCCATTAAAAATAAGCAATCAGCCCTGATTCCGCAACAAACGGTTGACCGTTTCCCGGCGTACACCAATTAATTGCCCGATCTCTTCCTGTGTCAGCAGGTCTGTCAGCTGTGCGCCATGTGAGTATTCGTTCAGCCAGCGGGTAAGCAGCGCCATCCGCTCCCCGGGCGTTCCGACTGTAAGATGGTCGAGCCGTGTCTGCATAAACCGCACCTTCTCCTGGAGCAGAAGGGCGATCTCCATCACCTTCTCAGGGTCCTCCCGCAGCTCACGGTACCATTCCGCAGCGGGAATGAGCTCGACCTCGCTTTTCATCATGGCCACCGCTGTTCCATGCGCCTCCTTCGGCGAAATGAGGGAATGATGGGGAACTGTCTCACCCGGATACAGCAGGTTGAACAGCACCATGTTCCCGTTCTCATGCAGTCTTGTCACCTTAAACAGTCCGCTCTTCACCCGGTACAGGTTCTGGCCGCCGTCGCCCTGACGAAACAAGACTTCCCCTCTGTGCAGAATCATTTCGCATTCTCCTTTGCCTTCTCTTATATATATTTTTAATTATACCGAAATACAACAAAAAAATGGAGCGTGCAGACAAAGAAACCGTCCGAAAGCAGAATGCTGCTCTGCTCCCGGACGGTTCAGGATAGAAATGATTAAGTTACTTAACCGCAAGCGGCTTCTTCCAGAGGCCCAGCATCAGCCCGGAAATGACGGAGCCGATCAGGACGGCCAGCAGGAACAGCAGCGCGTTGCTGGATAAGAAGGCTACGAACACGCCTCCATGCGGCGCAGGGACATTGATATTCCACAGCTGGGTAAGTCCGCCGGCTACGGCTGAACCCACGATACAGGAAGTGAGTACACGCAGCGGATCTGCAGCAGCGAAGGGAATCGCCCCTTCCGTTATGAATGACAAGCCCAGCACGTAGTTGGTCAAACCGGACTTACGTTCGGTATCCGAGAATTTATGCTTGAAGAACGTAGTGGCCAGGGCGATTGCCAGCGGAGGCACCATCCCTCCGGCCATAACAGCGGCCATCATCAGCCCGTTCGTATTCCCGCTTGAAGTGAATACGCCGATAGCAAAAGTGTATGCCGCTTTATTGAATGGACCGCCCATATCGATGGCCATCATACCGCCAAGCACCAATCCCAACAGTACTTTGTTGCCTGTACCCAGATGGTTAAGTGCATCAATCATACCTTCATTGATCCAGCTGAAGACCGGATTGAACAGATAGAACATGACTGCGCCGGTAATAAGCAAACTGAATACCGGATACAGGAGAATCGGTTTCAGACCGTCAAGGGTACGCGGCAGACCAGAGAATGCTTTGCGGAGCATAATAACGACATAACCGGCCAGGAATCCGGCAGCCAGGCCGCCGAGGAAGCCCGCATTGGCATTCAGGGCCATGATCCCGCCGACCATACCAGGCATGAGTGCCGGGCGGTCGCCGATGCTAAGTGCGATAAAGCCGGCAAGAATCGGAATCAGGAAGTGGAACGCCCCGTCTCCGCCGCCGATCGTCTGCAGCAGCTTCACCAGCGGGTTATCGACACTGGCTACCTGCTCGATAAGGAATGATATCGCCAGCAGGATCCCGCCGCCGACTACGAACGGCAGCATATGGGATATCCCGTTCATCAGATCCTTGTAGATCTTGCTTCCAATCGTACCGGACTTCGCTGATGCTGCACCAGCCTCGTTACGGCCGGAGCTGTGGTAGATTGGCGCATTGCCTTGGACCGCGATGCGGATCAATTCCTCTGACTTGCGGATTCCATCGCTTACCGGACGCTGAAGGACTGGCTTGCCGTTGAAGCGGTCCATCTCCACGTTCTTGTCAGCAGCGATAATAACACCGCTCGCCCGGGCAATTTCATCCGCAGTCAGCACATTCTGCGCACCTTCCGAGCCGTTGGTTTCGACACGGATGTTAACCCCCATCTCCTTGGCTTTCTTCTTCAGGGCATCCTCAGCCATAAAGGTATGAGCGATTCCAGTAGGACATGCGGTCACAGCAACAACAAAGCTCTGCGAATCCGGGTTCCCGGTGATCATGCGTGCAGGTTCTGCAGCCTGCGGTGCTGCCTTCTTGAGAGCCTCTTTCTCTGCTGCCGCCTTAGCTTCCGCTTCTGCCTTAGCTTCGGCCTCAGCTTGCTTGGCATCAAACAAGCGGGTTACTTCAGCAGGAGTCTTGGCACCCATAAGCTGTTCGATGAATTCGCTTTCAATGAGCAGCCTTGATAACGCAGCCAGTGTGCGCAGGTGCATATTTCCAGCTCCGTCCGGCGCTGCAATCATGAAGAATAAATGCGCCGGCGCTTCATCCAGTGAGGTAAAATCGAGTCCGGCACTGCTCTTGGCGAATACAACCGTCGCTTCCTTCACGGCTTTGGTCTTGGCATGAGGCATCGCGATGCCTCCGCCGATTCCTGTGCTGGACTGGGCTTCACGGTCCAGAATCTTTTCTTTGAACAGCTTCACGTCATTAATGCGTCCGCTGGCCGCGAGGCTGGCAATCAGTTCGTCGATCGCCGCTTCCTTCGTCGTAGCCTGCAGCTCCATAATCATAGTTTCCTGTATCATCAAATCTGTAATTTTCATTAATCTCAACTCCCCGGTTTACTTAAAATCTTTCGTTATGTTGTTTACAGCTGGGAAATTACAACGAGCGGCCGAAGCTGTTCTATCTTCTGTCTGTCCGCCAGATCGTCAGAGAATGCCGTTGCGCTTCCTGAGGCGACGCCGGCACGGAAAGCCTCCAGCACATCTCCTCCGGTAAGCGACAAGGTCCCCACAAACCCGGCGATCATGGAATCTCCTGCGCCTACTGAATTTCTCACCCGGCCCGCAGGCGCAGCGGCATGGTAAACACCTTGCTCCGAAATAAACAATGCGCCTTCACCGGCCATCGATACCAGCACATGCCTGGCGCCGCCCTCCAGCAGCTTGCGTCCGTAGGTGATAATCTCCTCCCTGGTGCTGATCTGAGTGCCGAACAGCTCTGCCAGCTCATGATGATTCGGTTTGACAAGCAGCGGTCCGTGAGCCAGCGCGTCTGTAAGCGCCTGCCCTGTTGTATCAATTACAAACTCCGCCCCCTTCTGCTTGCATACCGCAATCAGCCTGCTATAGAAATCTCCGCCAAGCGACGGTGGAGTACTTCCTGACAGAATAACAATATCGCCCTGCTTCAGGGCATCCAGCTTGCGCAGCAGAGAAGCTGTCTCGGACTCCGCAATCTCCGGTCCGGCTCCGTTAATTTCTGTCTCTTCCCCGGCCTTAAGCTTGATATTGATCCGGGTATCATCGGCTATATGAACGAAATCACTTGCGATCTTCTCCTGGCCCAGCCACTGTTCAATATATCCCCCTGTAAAACCGCCCAGAAAACCGGTCGCGGTATTCTCTACCCCCAGCTGCTTCAGCACACGGGATACATTGATTCCCTTCCCTCCTGGCAGCTTCATATCCCGTTTCATCCGGTTTAACCCGCCTATAGTAAACTCTTCAACCTCCACGATATAATCGACGGAAGGATTAAGCGTCACGGTATAAATCATCATTCATCCCTCATTTATCATGTTTGTCTTCTTATCACATTCACACTATCGTATAATCAACGTCCATCTTCTCCAGCTCCCGGCGGAAGTTATCCGGCGTATCCGTATCGAGAATGCAGTGATCCATCTCCTGCAGATCAGCCACTTTGCAGAACGAGATTTGCCCGATCTTGCTATGGTCTGCGAGCAGGATGGTCTGCTTCGCGACAGAGATCATTTTGCGCTTGGTTGCGGCTTCCAGCATATTCGGAGTCGTGATGCCCTCTCTTATATCCAGCCCGTTAGTCCCAAGAAATGCTTTGTCTACCCGTACCATATCCAGTGAGCGTTCTGTCATCGGTCCGACAAAAGCCATCGTGTCCGGCCGCAGCATTCCGCCTGTAATCGAAACTTCGATATGGCGGCTGTCCTTCAGCTCATTAAGCGCCATAATCGAGTTGGTGATGACTTTGAGATTGCGGAACGATTTCAGCGCCCGGGCAATCTGCAAAGTAGTCGTGCCCCCGTCCAGAAGAATAGCATCGCCTTCCTCAATCATCTCCACGGCTTTGCGGGCAATCCGCAGCTTCTCATCAAGGAACCGGTCTTCCTTATCCGGAACAGCCGCTTCAAAGTTTACACTCTGAAGGGACACTGCCCCACCGTGTGTACGTTTCAATAAACGGGCTTCCTCAAGCTCCTTGAGATCGCGGCGGACCGTTGATTCTGAGACGGACAGCTCCTGGGATAGCTCCTGAACCGATGCTCTTGTATGGTTCTCAATAAACTGCAGAATACTCAGCTTCCGTTCTTCTTCAAACATGCGCTTCACTCCTCGGACTTGCAGCACCTGCTGCCGGATACCTTTTATACACAATCGTCTATTTGCGTTCGGGATTATTGTTAATTAAATTCGAATAAAAACTCAATCGTGACTGATATTGATCATTTATGCTCATTTATGATTGTAACAGCGTTTTCATAAACTGTAAAGTGCTTTTTTATTCGCTTATTTTTAAGGAAAAAGCTTATAATATCCCTTATACAGTGGCTTTTTCCGTTATCCGCTGATCGATTGGCTGCATGGATGCTCATCTCTGCTCATTTCATCCTGAAAGGGGCAAATAACGGCTGCAGCAAATAACCACCCGAACGCCTATTTCACAAACGCGGTCAGCGACATATTTTATATTACATATGGGGAAAAGCGGGTGAACAGGAGATGGCCTATAACAACAATAACTATAGATCCGGCTATACAGGCGGTAACAACAATAACACTAGCGGAGGTGCGGGCAAATCCTCCCCTGCAGAAGCTGAAGAACTCAGTGCAGAAGACTATGCAATCATTGCCGCAGGTTTTGGGGCATTAGGTGAAATATTTGCTTTTCTCTCCCTGGTCAAAGCAAAACAGGTCACCAAAGAAACCGGAGGACAGGCAGGCTTTGAAGTGGACCCTATTCTATTCGTACAATCACGAAAAAAAAAAGCAGCCAGACGAAAATCCCGCCGGCCGCGTTGATATATTCTTTTGCTTATTAAATGCTCATACAAGCTAATTTGCGAAATCCCTATAAACCTGTGCTCAATGGCAGAACCTGATGCTTGGCGAATATAGAATCCACCTTCTCACGCTGCTCCTCCTCATCGAGGAAGACAATGACTATAATATGTTCCATATCGGCATGCCTGGCATAAGCCTCCGCATCCTCCTGCGGAATGCCAATACCGATCAGACTTACAGTAAGACCATCCGTCTCAATATCGGCTCCAGCCAGTTTGCGTGCAGCCGGACCCGCAGCTACAGCGGTATCGGCCAGCATGTCGAGCCCCACTCCTAACCCACGGGCTGTACCGAACAAGCCCTCATTGCCTTCTCCGGTCTGGGCAGCACCAATTCCGGTATCATGGCTGATGATCTCCAGCGTATTTTTCTGCTTCGTGACTGCAGATATATTCTTCGTTTTGATCCCATTCTCTTTCAATTCCTCAATCGCCAGTGCAGCATCGCTCCGATGGCCAAAAATCCCGAGTACCAATGTAGGCATCTAACATCCCTCCTGTTATTGCGATATTACCACTCTGCCTGCAGCTTGAACCTGGCGGCAAGTCTCACCAGTAGTGAATCAATCTCTCCTAATTCGGTTATAAAGATAGAATCAGGCAAATTGATATACAGCATTCTTTTAAAATAAGATAGAACGCTGTTGCTCCTGATGCGTATACATAAACATAAATTATAAGATTGGAGGGGCTCCTGTGCTTCAAAGCAAATATTTCCGGACAAGCCTGGCCATTATCGCCTTTTTGACGATATTGTATCTGGGTTCCAAAGTTATCTTCCTATTCACGCCTCTCGTGTCCATCTTTAATCTTCTGCTTGTGCCAATGATGCTGTCGGGCTTCATGTTTTATCTGCTGCGCCCGCTCGTCAACTTTCTGGAGACCAAAAAACTTGGACGCGCACTCTCGATTCTCCTAATCTATCTCGTCTTTATCGGATTGTTCGTACTGTTCTGGGTGCTGGTCTGGCCGACATTGCGCGAGCAAATCCAGAATTTCATTGACAATACCCCGTATTTGGTAGAAGGGCTGCAGAATCAGTTCAACAAGCTGCAGAATGATCCGTCATTGTCCCGTTTTTTCAAGGGCGATACCGATCTGGCTACCCGGCTCTCCGGATACTTGAATGACGCTATTACCTGGGTGACCAATTCCATGTCCAATTTGATCGGTGTCATCTCCAGCATCGTCGTAGTCATCGCCACGCTGCCGATTATTCTCTATTACATGCTGAAGGATGGACATAAGCTATCACCGATTCTTCAGGGCCTGATACCAAGAAAGTTCCGCAAGGAAGGCCAGGATATGCTGAAGGATATCGACAGTGCGCTAAGCGGCTTCATCGTTACGCGCGTCCTGCTGAATGTGGTGCTGGGCATTATGCTCTACATCGGGTTTCTGATCATAGGCCTGCCGTATTCACTCTTGCTTGCTGTGATTTCCATTCCGCTCAACTTCATTCCGTATGTCGGTTCACTGCTGGCAGCGATTCCGGTTATTATCGTTGGATTCATTGAATCTCCTTCGATGGCACTCTGGTCTCTGATCATTATCGTCGTTGCCCAGCAGATTCAGGATAATGTGCTGTCTCCGATTATCTACGGCAAATCACTGGATGTCCATCCGCTGACAACCGTTGTGCTTGTATTGATAGGCGGCGATTTCTTCGGCATAATCGGTGTGCTCATTGCGCTACCAGTATATATGATTCTCAAAATCCTGTTCTTGCGCATTTACGAGATCATCATCGCTGAGCGGGAGGATGATCCGGGCGGCCCCGGGCCAATAACTCCCGCAGGTATCGAGATTGAGATTGTTAAAGAAGAGAAGTTGTAGTTCAGTTAAACCTGCTTTGAGTGCTATATATCAAGAACGAATTCGCTCAAAAGGCGAGTCCGGCTGGAGCCGATGAGGCCTGTGGCAAGCTAATACAAGCTCATGCAGGCCCTGCAGCCTTTAAGGCAACCTCACATCGTTCCACTCAGACTACCTCTGGGATAGCATCCTATGAAATCAAGAGCACTATTGCTCCTCATTTGCTCATTTGGTCCGTATCCGATGAAATCAAGAACACTAATGGACCTCTGTCAAGAAAGTAGACGTGAACCTAAGCGGTTTTCCGCTTAAATGTTGCTGCAAACTGAACCGGAGATACGTAACCCAGTGCCCCATGGATTCGTTTACAGTTGTAGAAAAATTCAATGTATTGGTAGATGGAATCATAGGCCTGCTTCTTTGTTTTAAATCGAGTCCAGTACACAAACTCTTTTTTCAAGAGGCTGTGAAAAGATTCGATACAGGCGTTATCATAACAGTTCCCTTTGCGGCTCATACTTGCAGTCATCTGGTACTTCTCCAGGCGTCCCCGGTAGTCTGCAGAGGCATACTGCGAGCCTCGATCCGAATGGTGAATCAAGCCCTTCCCGGGGCGTTTCGCTTGGTAGGCATCGTCTAGAGCGCCCTGTACGAGGTCTGTGGTCATCCGGTCGCCCAGCCGCCAGCCTACGATCTCCCGGGTGCATAGGTCCAGCACGCTCGCCAAGTACATCCGCCCTTCCCGACAGGGAATGTAAGTAATATCTGCGACCCACGCCTGGTTTGGCTTTTCGGTTTGGAATTGCTGGTTCAGCAAGTTAGGGGCAATGGGCAAAGGATGGTTAGAGTCGGTCGTGTGTACGCGAAACCTCTTCGCGACACAGGAGCGCAGGCCCAGTTCTCTCATGTACTTTCCTACTGTGCGTTCGCTTACCTTGTACCCCTCACGCTTCAAGAGAACCGTAATTTTGGGGCTACCGTAACGACCATGCGAGTCGTGAAAATGATAGGTAATCCGCTTAAGCAGTAACGCTTTGCGGGTGGCTTGGGGGCTGGGCTTCGCTGTTCTCCATTTGTAATAACCGCTCCGTGATACCTGAAAGACGTTGCACATCTTCTCCACTGGGAACTCGGAGCGATGATCTTCTATAAACTGGAATCTCAGTTCTTTGGGTTGCTGAAGATGTGCACTGCTTTTTTTAGGATGGCCATTTCCTCCGTCAGGTCTGCCACCTGTTGGTCGCGTTCCTTCAGTTGACGTTCCAACTCTCTGACTTTGTCTGGGGTGGCTATGGGCTCACTCTGAAACGACCGGTACTTCCCCAGCCATTGGTGCAGGGTTTTGGCGGGGATGTCCAGTTCCAGGGCGAGTTCTGCCACCGTCTTGGTTTGCTCCTGGATATACTTTACGGTCTGTTTTTTATATTCTTCATTGTAGCTTCTCCGTGTTCCACTCATGTGGGCACCTCCTCGTTAATCTCATTATCCCTATTCTCTTAACGGGTGTCCACGATTAATACTAACAGCATAATGCTCCTTAATTGGTCATTTGGTAGGCATCGGACGAAATCAAGGGCATTAATGCTCCTAATTTGCTCATTTGGTCCGAATCGGGTGAAATCAAGAGCGCTAATGCTCCTCATTTGCTCATTTGAGTAGGAATCAGCCGGAATCAAGGGCACTAACGCTCCTCATTTGCTCATTTGGTCCGCATCCGATGAAATCAAGAGCACTAATGCTCCTCATTTGCTCATTTGGTCCGCATCCGATGAAATCAAGAGCACTAATGCTCCTCATTTGCTCATTTGGTCCGCATCCGATGAAATCAAGAGCACTAATGCTCCTCATTTGCTCATTTGAGTAGGAATCAGCCGGAATCAAGGGCACTAACGCTCCTCATTTGCTCATTTGGTCCGCATCCGATGAAATCAAGAGCACTAATGCTCCTCATTTGCTCATTTGGTCCGCATCCGATGAAATCAAGAGCACTAATGCTCCTCATTCGCTCATTTGGTCCGCATTCGATGAAATCAAGAGCACTAATGCTCCTCATTCGCTCATTTGGTCCGCATCCGATGAAATCAAGAGCACTAATGCTCCTCATTCGCTCATTTGGTCCGCATCCGATGAAATCAAGAGCACTAATGCTCCTCATTCGCTCATTTGGTCCGCATCCGGCGGGATTAGAGGGATTTATCCCTTTGATTCTCCCGTTCCGCTTACTTTCGGCGGGATCAGAGGGATTTTTCCCTTTGATTTTTCCGTTCCGCTCACTTTCTGCGGGATCAGAGGGATTTTTCCCTTTGATTTTTCCGTTCCGCTCACTTTCTGCGGGATCAGAGGGATTACAGATCTTATCCACAACAGTCAAATACCATAATCATCCAAATAACTAAAACAAAAAACGGGCAAATCTCTGAATAAGAGGTTTGCCCGTTTTGTTGTACTTCCCAAGCCTTCCGTTCCACAATCTCAGCCCCGCAAAGAGCGGACCACAAAAATGTGATTGCCCTTCAGCAAATTCTGCCCGTCACGGAGCGTAACTGAACCCTTGGTATGCGCCACAATGGTCGTATTGAAGGCAACCAGCTGATCGCCTTTCCAGATGGTGACCGCCGACTTGAAGTATACCGCATTGTCAAACTGCTGGCGTTCTCTCATCACGTATCCCACAGAATGGAGAACCGGGGGCAATGCCCTCTCCTTGGGAGCCAGTGCCTTGATGAACACAATGTCACGAAAAGGGACGGCGATTTCCTGATGTCCGATTACGGCTACCGAAGCTGCAGGGTCCCATCTGCGCAGGACGCCTTTCATGATCGTATATGGCTCTTCACCGCAGTACATAATGACTGGTCTGCCTACCCAATGCTTCATGGCTCCACCCCCTTCGCTGTGTCCGTGCTACTTATACATTCGGTATGGACCAATCGATTCCTGTAAGCCCGTGCGACTCCAGATAGGAGTTAGCCTGAGAGAACGGATGGCTGCCGAGAAATCCGCGGTGAGCCGAGAATGGACTCGGATGCGGAGACTGAATAACCTTGTGCCTGCTGCGGTCAATCGAAGCCCCTTTGAGCTGGGCATGACTGCCCCACAGAATGAACACCATTGGTTCTGTCCGTTCGTTAAGCTTCTCCATGATGGCATCGGTAAACGTCTCCCAGCCCAGGCCTTTATGCGAGTTCGGCTGGCCTTCACGTACTGTCAGCACGGCATTAAGCATCAGAACCCCTTCTTCTGCCCAGTGGAGCAGAGACCCATGGTTCGGAACAGGTACCCCCAGATCATTATGCAGCTCAGTATAAATATTGCGCAGTGAGGGAGGAATCCGTACTCCCGGCTCGACCGAGAAACTCAGTCCATGAGCCTGTCCCGCTCCATGATACGGGTCCTGACCCAGAATGACCACCCGTGTCTTGCTGTAAGGCGTCAGCTTCAGCGCCGAGAACAGCTTGTCCTTTGGCGGATAGACTGTATATTGCTTATATTCACGTGCCAGCGCATAACGCAGTTCTTCGAAATAGGGCTTATGCGTTTCTTCCTTCAGTACCTCATCCCAATCATTGCCGAACATCCCGTTCTCCTCCTGCTTGCTTCCCTGTAGTATTCATTCATTACCTGTTATTAACCAAAACAGACCGAAGTTATTTGCGCCCGTAATCCGCTTTGATCTCGCCCCATTGTTTCGTTTGCCATTTCAGCACCTTGTTCTCATATGTATGGCTGCGCAGCCAGCTCTCCGCCCGGTCAATCAGCGTCCAGATTTCCTCTGTGGAAGCATCCCGGGGCAGGGTTGTAGCTACCTTCTTCTGCTTCACCCATTTCATCGCATTAACAGAATCGGTATAGACCGTCCGGCTGCTGCCTTCCTTCTTGAGCAGAGCCAGGGCATGGACAATCGCCAGAAACTCTCCAAGGTTATTCGTTCCCTTGCTGATCGGACCGCAGGAGAAAATGATATCCCCGGTCTGCGTGTCTACCCCTTTGTATTCAACCGGTCCGGGATTGCCGCGGGTGCCGACATCTACAGAGATGCTGTCATAATCAATCTCCTCCGACGTTTCTACCGAGGCGCTGCGGCTCCAGCTGTTAGCAGACTTGCTCTTGGCACCTGCGCCGGATGAGGACGCACCTGTGCCCCAGTTACCTTTCCAGCCTGCTTTGTAGGCCGTATCAGCCGCCGCTCTGCTCTCATAGGACTTATATTTCGCTCCGGTATAATGATCAGTCTGCGCCTGGCATTCTGCCCACGTACTGTACACTCCCGGCTGCTTGCCTTCCCACACTACATAGTATTTCTGCTTAGCCATGACTATAGCTCCTTCCTGCACGCTTATGAATCGTCAAAATATTATTGTAATCCAAACCGCAATGATATTGAAGTGCAAATAAGTTACGCGCCCGCTGCCGGCCGAAATTTAAATTGGATAATTCCCAGCAGGCGCGTTCATACTATTACGGCAGCATTAATCCAGTACTGCAAGCGTAGTGTCGACGATAGTCTGCAGCTTGCCGGTATCCCTGGTGGCTTTGACCATTACCCGCAGCCCGACAATGGCATTATGCAGATACGCGGCAAGCGCGGAGGCCTGATGCCTGCTGGAAATCTCACCGTTGGCCTGCCCGTGCAGGATGAGCTGTTCAATAAGATGTTCTGTATTCAGAAAAGCATCGTTCGCTTTGGCGGCAGCTTCCGGGTCATGATTGGACAGCTCCACTGCGGTATTCACCAGCAGACAGC
This window encodes:
- a CDS encoding PTS fructose transporter subunit IIABC; protein product: MKITDLMIQETMIMELQATTKEAAIDELIASLAASGRINDVKLFKEKILDREAQSSTGIGGGIAMPHAKTKAVKEATVVFAKSSAGLDFTSLDEAPAHLFFMIAAPDGAGNMHLRTLAALSRLLIESEFIEQLMGAKTPAEVTRLFDAKQAEAEAKAEAEAKAAAEKEALKKAAPQAAEPARMITGNPDSQSFVVAVTACPTGIAHTFMAEDALKKKAKEMGVNIRVETNGSEGAQNVLTADEIARASGVIIAADKNVEMDRFNGKPVLQRPVSDGIRKSEELIRIAVQGNAPIYHSSGRNEAGAASAKSGTIGSKIYKDLMNGISHMLPFVVGGGILLAISFLIEQVASVDNPLVKLLQTIGGGDGAFHFLIPILAGFIALSIGDRPALMPGMVGGIMALNANAGFLGGLAAGFLAGYVVIMLRKAFSGLPRTLDGLKPILLYPVFSLLITGAVMFYLFNPVFSWINEGMIDALNHLGTGNKVLLGLVLGGMMAIDMGGPFNKAAYTFAIGVFTSSGNTNGLMMAAVMAGGMVPPLAIALATTFFKHKFSDTERKSGLTNYVLGLSFITEGAIPFAAADPLRVLTSCIVGSAVAGGLTQLWNINVPAPHGGVFVAFLSSNALLFLLAVLIGSVISGLMLGLWKKPLAVK
- a CDS encoding AI-2E family transporter translates to MLQSKYFRTSLAIIAFLTILYLGSKVIFLFTPLVSIFNLLLVPMMLSGFMFYLLRPLVNFLETKKLGRALSILLIYLVFIGLFVLFWVLVWPTLREQIQNFIDNTPYLVEGLQNQFNKLQNDPSLSRFFKGDTDLATRLSGYLNDAITWVTNSMSNLIGVISSIVVVIATLPIILYYMLKDGHKLSPILQGLIPRKFRKEGQDMLKDIDSALSGFIVTRVLLNVVLGIMLYIGFLIIGLPYSLLLAVISIPLNFIPYVGSLLAAIPVIIVGFIESPSMALWSLIIIVVAQQIQDNVLSPIIYGKSLDVHPLTTVVLVLIGGDFFGIIGVLIALPVYMILKILFLRIYEIIIAEREDDPGGPGPITPAGIEIEIVKEEKL
- a CDS encoding DeoR/GlpR family DNA-binding transcription regulator, which gives rise to MFEEERKLSILQFIENHTRASVQELSQELSVSESTVRRDLKELEEARLLKRTHGGAVSLQSVNFEAAVPDKEDRFLDEKLRIARKAVEMIEEGDAILLDGGTTTLQIARALKSFRNLKVITNSIMALNELKDSRHIEVSITGGMLRPDTMAFVGPMTERSLDMVRVDKAFLGTNGLDIREGITTPNMLEAATKRKMISVAKQTILLADHSKIGQISFCKVADLQEMDHCILDTDTPDNFRRELEKMDVDYTIV
- a CDS encoding general stress protein, yielding MPTLVLGIFGHRSDAALAIEELKENGIKTKNISAVTKQKNTLEIISHDTGIGAAQTGEGNEGLFGTARGLGVGLDMLADTAVAAGPAARKLAGADIETDGLTVSLIGIGIPQEDAEAYARHADMEHIIVIVFLDEEEQREKVDSIFAKHQVLPLSTGL
- the rnhA gene encoding ribonuclease H, with amino-acid sequence MAKQKYYVVWEGKQPGVYSTWAECQAQTDHYTGAKYKSYESRAAADTAYKAGWKGNWGTGASSSGAGAKSKSANSWSRSASVETSEEIDYDSISVDVGTRGNPGPVEYKGVDTQTGDIIFSCGPISKGTNNLGEFLAIVHALALLKKEGSSRTVYTDSVNAMKWVKQKKVATTLPRDASTEEIWTLIDRAESWLRSHTYENKVLKWQTKQWGEIKADYGRK
- the ung gene encoding uracil-DNA glycosylase produces the protein MFGNDWDEVLKEETHKPYFEELRYALAREYKQYTVYPPKDKLFSALKLTPYSKTRVVILGQDPYHGAGQAHGLSFSVEPGVRIPPSLRNIYTELHNDLGVPVPNHGSLLHWAEEGVLMLNAVLTVREGQPNSHKGLGWETFTDAIMEKLNERTEPMVFILWGSHAQLKGASIDRSRHKVIQSPHPSPFSAHRGFLGSHPFSQANSYLESHGLTGIDWSIPNV
- a CDS encoding Crp/Fnr family transcriptional regulator gives rise to the protein MILHRGEVLFRQGDGGQNLYRVKSGLFKVTRLHENGNMVLFNLLYPGETVPHHSLISPKEAHGTAVAMMKSEVELIPAAEWYRELREDPEKVMEIALLLQEKVRFMQTRLDHLTVGTPGERMALLTRWLNEYSHGAQLTDLLTQEEIGQLIGVRRETVNRLLRNQG
- the pfkB gene encoding 1-phosphofructokinase, coding for MIYTVTLNPSVDYIVEVEEFTIGGLNRMKRDMKLPGGKGINVSRVLKQLGVENTATGFLGGFTGGYIEQWLGQEKIASDFVHIADDTRINIKLKAGEETEINGAGPEIAESETASLLRKLDALKQGDIVILSGSTPPSLGGDFYSRLIAVCKQKGAEFVIDTTGQALTDALAHGPLLVKPNHHELAELFGTQISTREEIITYGRKLLEGGARHVLVSMAGEGALFISEQGVYHAAAPAGRVRNSVGAGDSMIAGFVGTLSLTGGDVLEAFRAGVASGSATAFSDDLADRQKIEQLRPLVVISQL
- a CDS encoding IS3 family transposase; this encodes MRFQFIEDHRSEFPVEKMCNVFQVSRSGYYKWRTAKPSPQATRKALLLKRITYHFHDSHGRYGSPKITVLLKREGYKVSERTVGKYMRELGLRSCVAKRFRVHTTDSNHPLPIAPNLLNQQFQTEKPNQAWVADITYIPCREGRMYLASVLDLCTREIVGWRLGDRMTTDLVQGALDDAYQAKRPGKGLIHHSDRGSQYASADYRGRLEKYQMTASMSRKGNCYDNACIESFHSLLKKEFVYWTRFKTKKQAYDSIYQYIEFFYNCKRIHGALGYVSPVQFAATFKRKTA
- a CDS encoding transposase; this encodes MSGTRRSYNEEYKKQTVKYIQEQTKTVAELALELDIPAKTLHQWLGKYRSFQSEPIATPDKVRELERQLKERDQQVADLTEEMAILKKAVHIFSNPKN